In Bos taurus isolate L1 Dominette 01449 registration number 42190680 breed Hereford chromosome 11, ARS-UCD2.0, whole genome shotgun sequence, one DNA window encodes the following:
- the LOC618559 gene encoding odorant-binding protein 2b, with translation MKALLLPIALSLLAALRAQEPPSCPLEPQQIAGTWYVKAMVTDENLPKEMRPRKVSPVTVTALGGGDLELTFTFLQEARCHEKRSRMQPTGEPGKYSSNGGKKQVHILELPVEGHYILYCEGQRQGKSFHVGKLIGRNPDVNPEALEAFKKFVQRKGFSLEDVFTPEQTESCKPEGD, from the exons ATGAAAGCCCTGCTCCTGCCCATCGCCCTCAGCCTGCTCGCCGCCCTGAGGGCCCAGGAGCCCCCGTCCTGCCCTCTGGAGCCCCAGCAG ATCGCAGGAACTTGGTATGTGAAGGCCATGGTGACCGACGAGAACCTGCCTAAGGAGATGAGGCCCAGGAAGGTGTCCCCCGTGACGGTGACGGCCTTGGGCGGCGGGGACCTGGAACTCACGTTCACCTTCCT GCAGGAGGCCCGCTGCCATGAGAAGAGATCAAGGATGCAGCCAACCGGGGAGCCTGGCAAATACAGCTCCA ATGGCGGCAAGAAGCAAGTGCACATTCTGGAACTGCCCGTTGAGGGCCACTACATCCTTTACTGCGAAGGCCAGCGCCAGGGGAAGTCGTTCCACGTGGGGAAGCTCATAG GTAGGAATCCCGACGTGAACCCAGAGGCCCTGGAGGCTTTTAAGAAATTCGTCCAGCGCAAGGGCTTTTCCCTGGAGGACGTCTTCACACCTGAGCAGACGG AAAGCTGCAAGCCTGAAGGTGACTAG